In Crassostrea angulata isolate pt1a10 chromosome 6, ASM2561291v2, whole genome shotgun sequence, a genomic segment contains:
- the LOC128189722 gene encoding uncharacterized protein LOC128189722, translating into MPKPILFFVGSITTVFICGAFICFRKRFMEIFINRYEGRTQPITRTSATDRDSGYDEIRYSQLIMNSNICAEVGASSPGYSSKSQYLLSVIYDNYDDDNEVYSRLLLKQNQTTCIPKRKNLLEDKGYAFLRTSDIKELKSDILIQKHRSLPTFATIHNQISSTDFKPLSRCLSENNIMRSTCFSPSSFETN; encoded by the exons ATGCCAAAACCAATCTTGTTTTTCGTTGGTTCGATTAcaacagttttcatttgcgGAGCATTTATTTGTTTTCGAAAAAG aTTCATGGAGATATTCATTAACAGATATGAAG GACGGACACAGCCAATAACAAGAACGTCAGCTACCGATCGTGATTCCGGATACGATGAAATTCGTTACTCACAACTCATCATGAATAGTAACATCTGTGCAGAAGTTGGTGCATCATCGCCCGGTTATTCCTCAAAGAGTCAATATTTACTTTCAGTTATTTATGATAATTATGATGACGACAACGAGGTTTACAGTCGATTGCTGCTGAAGCAAAATCAGACCACTTGCATTCCAAAGAGAAAAAACCTTCTAGAGGATAAAGGTTATGCATTCTTACGAACAAGTGACATCAAAGAATTGAAATCGGACATTCTCATCCAAAAACATCGATCTCTCCCCACATTCGCAACAATTCATAATCAGATATCGTCTACCGACTTCAAACCTTTATCACGATGTTTGTCAGAAAATAACATTATGCGCTCTACATGTTTTTCACCGAGTTCATTTGAAACCAACTGA
- the LOC128189721 gene encoding uncharacterized protein LOC128189721: protein MSLMGSVLIIIQIILTVSAKDCNRNKFRCCYNEYFDANTGQCSVCMNGSIGWNCGTPCMSGFYGYLCSTPCECEAHLCDIQTGCQPRQEQKYSSIAPNSNGIDLTLNRSQNERSINSAQDSTRYRLLIMVTFGFVVFIMTVVIPANVLYLRWKIKRDIKMATKNSSERNDTIRQNYCTLRHLTSSHQDLINNDALNSAYDELHCSYM, encoded by the exons ATGTCGTTAATGGGATCGGTATTAATcattattcaaattatattgACGGTTTCTGCAAAAGATTGTAACAG GAATAAATTTAGGTGTTGCTACAATGAATACTTTGACGCAAATACTGGTCAATGTAGCG TGTGTATGAATGGAAGCATTGGATGGAATTGTGGAACACCCTGTATGTCAGGATTCTATGGTTATCTCTGTTCAACGCCATGTGAGTGTGAAGCTCACCTGTGTGATATTCAGACTGGATGTCAGCCACGACAGGAACAAAAAT ATTCTTCAATAGCCCCGAACAGTAACGGAATAGACCTCACCTTAAACAGATCACAAAACGAAAGATCAATCAATTCTGCGCAAGATTCTACAAGATATCGCCTTTTAATTATGGTCACTTTTGGCTTTGTGGTTTTTATAATGACAGTCGTTATTCCAGCTAATGTTTTATACCTGCGATGGAAAATTAAGCG AGATATAAAAATGGCGACGAAAAATTCTTCAG AAAGAAATGACACAATTCGCCAAAACTATTGTACACTTCGCCATTTGACTAGCAGTCATCAAGATCTGATCAATAATGATGCTTTGAACTCAGCTTACGATGAATTACATTGTTCATACATGtag
- the LOC128189724 gene encoding uncharacterized protein LOC128189724: MKNILLLLTFCWILRCTKALLEYSTTNDNYNQTKEIPNRNQPEGYVCNRQPHSPCCYNEYWNNDTKSCTECLIGSYGWNCKSSCYPGYFGRLCRGRCLCNASECHTVTGCIPTNYSQSTTMLDTKKRPESSLQHVSKGVTTKISTYRGRSINFNGANSQKMTTFVIYLLGTISTFFVIGCFLLFYSPRVNMNSNCCFLGVCNRQLICPCLDQEGVTKVIQEDTEISTVNRTSLCEQVTQNEDPYSEIRYSQCIEESSSHGACRNTNFCPMRECDYSDKHNLYQKHMDQNVYDHIRLKINYSQTVSDKNPDSRNEKFVSLWSKQSLKKGELEKNDIKSQSLTFPPYTALGHKTGSSNKHKHVLPNYSMQLADIKLDAELDRFTEEVNQNSIDTDGMIDGRRNNRPYSLAHCLSKSDISMDE, from the exons ATGAAAAACATTCTTTTACTTTTAACGTTTTGTTGGATACTGCGTTGTACAAAAGCTTTACTGGAATACTCTACGACAAACGACAACTACAATCAAACTAAAGAAATACCAAACCGCAATCAGCCTGAAGGATATGTTTGTAATAG ACAACCTCATAGTCCTTGCTGCTACAACGAATACTGGAACAATGACACCAAAAGTTGTACAG aatgtCTGATTGGAAGTTATGGCTGGAATTGTAAATCAAGCTGTTATCCTGGATACTTTGGAAGATTGTGTCGAGGTCGTTGCCTCTGTAATGCATCGGAATGCCACACTGTAACTGGATGCATCCCGACAAAtt ATTCTCAGTCAACTACAATGTTAGATACAAAGAAACGTCCAGAATCAAGTTTACAGCATGTATCAAAAGGCGTCACAACAAAGATATCAACATACAGAG GGAGAAGCATTAATTTCAATGGCGCCAACAGTCAAAAAATGACAACATTTGTAATTTATCTGTTGGGTACCATTTCTACATTCTTTGTCATTGGTTGCTTTCTCCTATTCTACTCTCC aagagtgAATATGAATTCCAACTGTTGTTTTCTTGGTGTATGTAACAGACAATTGATATGCCCCTGTTTGGATCAAG aAGGTGTAACAAAAGTGATCCAAGAAGACACGGAAATTTCTACTGTAAATAGAACATCTTTGTGTGAACAGGTGACACAAAACGAAGACCCGTACTCTGAAATAAGATATTCTCAGTGTATAGAAGAAAGCAGTTCTCACGGAGCATGTAGGAACACGAATTTTTGCCCGATGCGAGAGTGCGATTATTCAGATAAACATAACCTCTACCAAAAGCATATGGATCAAAATGTATACGATCACAttagattaaaaattaattattcacaaacGGTTTCTGATAAAAATCCTGATTCAAGAAATGAGAAATTTGTGTCCCTTTGGAGCAAGCAGTCACTCAAAAAGGGAGAACTAGAAAAGAACGATATAAAAAGTCAAAGTCTGACATTTCCTCCATACACAGCTTTAGGACACAAAACGGGTAGTAGTAATAAACATAAGCATGTACTGCCTAATTACAGTATGCAATTAGCAGATATAAAGTTAGATGCTGAACTGGATCGTTTCACAGAAGAAGTAAATCAAAATTCAATAGACACGGATGGTATGATTGACGGTCGGAGAAACAACCGCCCGTACAGTTTGGCTCATTGCTTGTCAAAATCAGATATTAGTATGGACGAATGA